One Nicotiana sylvestris chromosome 12, ASM39365v2, whole genome shotgun sequence genomic window carries:
- the LOC138882777 gene encoding uncharacterized protein yields the protein MKAQALADHLAENPVDDEYEPLKNYFPDENVMCIDEVDYDEKPGWKLFFDGAANMKGVGIGAVLISKAGQHYPVHGDLIHSPPSEFHSMSAPWPFVAWGMDVIGPIEPAASNGHRFILVAINYFTKWVKNVIITDNVANLNSHLMKEVCQQFKIMHRNSTPYLPKENGAIEAANKNIKKILRKMVQGSRQWHEKLPFALLGYRTTIRTSVGATPYLLVYETEAVIPAEVEILSLRIVAESEIDDDEWVKTR from the exons ATTATTTTCCGGATGAAAATGTCATGTGTATTGACGAGGTTGACTATGatgaaaagccaggttggaaacttttctttgatggagctgctaacatgaaaggggtcggaataggagctgtacttATCTCTAAAgcagggcaacactaccct gtacatggtgatttgattcattctcccccaTCTGAGTTCCACtcaatgtctgcaccttggccctttgttgcttggggtatggatgttattggaccaattgagccggcagcgtcaaacgggcataggtttattctggtggctattaattactttaccaagtgggtcAAAAAT gtgatcatcacagacaatgttgctaatctcaacagtcatttgatgaaagaggtatgccaacagttcaagatcATGCATCGGAACTCCACCCCGTATCTCCCCAAGGAAAATGGAGCTATTGAggctgctaacaagaacataaagaagatacttcgtaagatggttcaaggttctaggcagtggcatgaaaagttgccttttgccttactgggttatcgcactactattcgcacttcagtaggtgcaactccttatctaCTGGTATATGAAACTGAGGCAgttatacctgcagaagttgagattctaTCCCTTCGGATCGTTGCAGAatctgaaattgatgatgatgagtgggtcaaaacccgctag